One window of Streptococcus suis genomic DNA carries:
- a CDS encoding GNAT family N-acetyltransferase yields the protein MIVLKPVDESSYQAVLDLTVAEADKGFVAPNVRSLADAWLYRMNGDVFPYAIWADEQVVGFALIDIDEDIQQYMLWQFMIGQEFQGKGYGQAALEAVIQLAQKHPVCNHLIVSYVKGNQKMARLLEKNGFVLDLEEERELVFRLETPGVKF from the coding sequence ATGATTGTATTAAAACCTGTGGATGAAAGTTCCTATCAAGCCGTCTTGGACTTGACAGTAGCCGAGGCAGATAAGGGCTTCGTGGCTCCCAACGTGCGTTCCTTGGCAGATGCCTGGCTATACAGAATGAATGGTGATGTCTTTCCCTATGCCATCTGGGCAGATGAGCAGGTTGTTGGCTTTGCCTTGATTGATATTGATGAGGACATCCAGCAGTATATGCTCTGGCAGTTTATGATTGGTCAAGAATTTCAGGGGAAAGGCTATGGTCAGGCAGCTTTGGAAGCTGTTATTCAACTGGCTCAGAAGCACCCTGTCTGCAATCATTTGATTGTCTCCTATGTCAAGGGCAACCAAAAGATGGCAAGACTCTTGGAGAAAAATGGTTTTGTCTTAGATCTTGAAGAAGAAAGGGAATTGGTGTTCCGTTTGGAAACGCCTGGGGTCAAGTTTTGA
- a CDS encoding cysteine hydrolase, with translation MKSALLVVDIQHLPVEGKPYGIENRLRLWQDSLAQARQAELEVIHVRHHDQELVKGTADWEIHSTVAPLASEKIFDKTFNSAFKETGLHAYLQEKGIEQLIIMGMATNFCIDTTIKVAFELGYKVAVIQDGTTTGYSGKLDAKDLIDHYQNIWSWNFAQVDTLENIIRG, from the coding sequence TTGAAATCCGCATTGTTAGTCGTTGACATTCAGCATTTGCCTGTAGAAGGCAAGCCCTATGGGATTGAAAATCGGCTTCGGCTCTGGCAAGATAGCCTTGCTCAAGCCCGTCAAGCGGAGCTAGAGGTCATCCATGTCCGCCATCATGACCAGGAATTGGTCAAGGGGACTGCTGACTGGGAGATTCACTCAACTGTTGCCCCCTTAGCTAGTGAGAAGATTTTCGATAAGACCTTTAATAGTGCCTTCAAGGAAACGGGGCTTCATGCTTATTTGCAGGAAAAGGGAATTGAGCAGCTCATCATCATGGGCATGGCGACCAATTTTTGCATTGACACGACGATTAAAGTAGCCTTTGAACTAGGCTACAAGGTAGCTGTGATTCAGGACGGAACGACGACAGGTTATTCAGGCAAATTGGATGCCAAGGACTTGATTGACCACTACCAAAACATCTGGTCATGGAATTTTGCCCA